The genomic DNA tcagggcagcggcgtttggtagtccattaacccaaaaaaacggtgactttgcgcgggtatggagtgccgtgggctgccagccgtgacggagctccatctacctcacagcaggccgggggggggcgaggcagcaacacaggcagcaccggccgctgaactccgacacacagtcggacaaaatttgcaattggccatcaattttcgtgaaacggcccatatttgacctctacataaaaaagtctcagaagtgaatttagtggtaaaatagcagatgaacaacgtatacaatttctgagatctgcacgacctattcagaagactacctgatctcaggtcagtgctgtagcctatgtaaatgtttgggcatgacaaagaaagagactagagccaaatgaggaggagccccgagttgacgtcaactaggttattctcttcctaaccacaaccgtcccgttgttgtggccggcgtgtggcgtttcatgtccacagagaccgcggatcgtgtccttGCAGCCGGGATCGCGTCCCacgtgtggcggtccgtcccgttgttgtggccggcgtgtggcgtttattttcccgttgttgcgtcccccagagcagcccagtttcatggcagttcgtgaaatggtcacgttcgaaaatcgtgacctgtacacgaaataaatgagaaaatcgtgacctgtacacaaatcaataaatcaaaataatgtgaccatttcacgaactggcgtgagaccgggttgaagATGCACATATTGCcacaaataacatttttattaaattatgAAGGTCAGAAGAGGATGAAGAGAAGGAAAGAAGCTGCAGAAACATGGAGCAGTAGGGAGTTCTGTTTACAAAGGACACAGTTTACAGTATatgttgcttggcaacagtCCCAGTCCAGTTTTGGAACTATTTGTGTTAGCAGAGCCAAAGAAAAGATAAAGTAGCCTAGACAAACCATGTAGTTGCTTATTACTGTTAACTGAGAAATGGTGCTTGTAGAATTGCTGTACAAAAGTGATATCAATCCTGTAGTGAATCTGGGCTGTGATCATTAGCCGAGTGCCCGAGATAACCACAGCTGTGATGATTTTCAGTCCAACAGCACTCCCTCTCATGTGATATTGCTTAGTTTATGAACATGAGCTCCTGTCTCGCAAAGCCACATAGCAGATAAGGAAGTCTCAAACTTGTGATGTCATTAAGTGAGGTGGAGCTGCTCCATAgagaataattttttttaattttttttaatacctaAATGAgctttattcaattcaattatgcTCTcagttctgaaacagaaaaatacCCATATACTCAGAACATTCCCCTGGGGGCTCTCAGTGTCATCTATgacaggggtcttcaaccttttaaaccaaggaccctttagctgaaagagagacagagtagggaccccctattACATGTACTGTGTAAAATTAAGTTACATTAAACCGGGCCGGATGGATAAAAATGAATGGTGGTGAAttcttaagcttaactgtatggctaccatagtggctaccttacctataagCTTGTATCCAATGTGTATATtaagtggggttttttttcatcacaaataggccaatttatctttgctattaaaatgttacattcattttaatgtaccttttcagacatattttaatttttgaaaaaagaaactttcaacattGTTTGGCGGCCCCCTTGCACTAACTCTAAGGACCCTCTATATATACCCTCTGTCTTAGACCATAGGAATAACATGTATGAATTGTGAAAATGGgcgtagttcccctttaaagccACCCTGAGAGGGTACTTTATCAGACTGAATGAAAGGAATGAATAGGTGGTGTTAACAGATCAAGAGGGGAGTTAaaggtcttttctcttttctccacCCTAAGACACAATCTTACCACCACAAAATGTGTCCCTACGATGGATTAATGATTTTCGACCAGCGTTGTCCTGGTCACCACCACAGCATTCAATGAAAAACTGCTACTATAAAGTGCAATCAGAGACCACGGAGGAAGACAGCGAGAAGGAACATGTGAGTTTGCATGCATTTCTCCATTCAGTAAAATGCAGTTCTGTTTAACAGCTGTACATGCTTTTCATTGAAGGTTTTAAGAATTCAACTCCACAACACCCTTTTAAATCTTATTTGAGGATCCATGTAGCACCTGCACCAAAGTATCCCACcagttataaatattttaagattttaacaGTGCAAGCATTTCAAAAGCACTAAGTACAGCCAATTACAATTGACAGGGGTCACCATTCAGACAATGTTGGGCATTATTCCCAATAACTATGTTTAAAGGATTGTACTGGCTtgattatttctcttttttttacgtGGTTGTATTATTCTTAAAGCCTCTTGTGTAGGAACATTTCTGACTTTGGCAACTTGTAGTTAGTATTAAAGAAGACTGTGTTAGACAGCAATGTACACCACTAATTTCTCTACAAACGGAAATGTACAGTGCTGCTTGAGTATTGTATGAAGTACAGTGAGTATGAACCCCTGCTAAagctgactaaaaagaggaataaaaaagtaatctgttggaaattgatcttaatgccttaattgaaaaaatccaacctttgagAACACcatttttctttgtgaatgaataatgtatcataaataaatgcatgttcttccttaaaatacagggggaaTAAGTaaatacacccctatgttaaattcccatagaggcaggcagatgtttatgtttaaaggccagttatttcatggatccaggatactatgatcctgatgaagttcccttggcctttggaattaaaatagcccccccacatcatcacatccccttcaccatacctagagattggcatggggtactttccataaaatcatctctcagtgcaaatcaaaccagctattaggctaactgaaataaaaccatgccaatctctaggtatggtgaaggggatgtgatgatgtgggggggctattttaattccaaaggccaagggaacttcatcaggatcatagtatcctggatccatgaaataactggcctttaaacataaacatctgcctgcctctatgggaatttaacataggggtgtatttacttatgccccctgtattttaaggaagaacatgcatttatttatgatacattattcattcacaaagaaaattggtgttctcaaaggttggatttttccaaaaaaaatttCAATTAAGGcaataagatcaatttccaaaagatttttttttttttttttttattattcttcttagtcaactttagcatgggttccaatactcatgagcagcactgtatgcCATCAGAATAATTTGCAAGATGCTGTAAACACTAGTGAAAGAAGTACTCAGCACATTGAGTAATTCAATAGATTTAAAATATATTCCTTTACAAGTGAAAGTCCaacattcaaatgtttacttaagtaaaagtacagaagtctAATCGCAAACTGTAATTAAAGTATCAAAGTTAAAAATGACTCATTGTGCAGAATGGCCTCTTTCATAATGTTATACTATTATGTGTATTAGAATactgcattattattataagcagcatttaaatgttgcaGGATGGAGCAAAAAGTGCAATACGCCTCTGAACCATAGGGGAGTAATAGGAACAATTCTGAGGTAGTTGTATTTTTATCTAAGGCTACATTCTACCTAAGTACCTACAGGGCTTGTGTatcattttttttgcaaaaaacacagaagacCCATAACCATACTGTATGGCGATCTCTACAATATTACAATAACAAATGGCtagtgcatgttttttttttttttaaaacaacccACAACTGCCTTTTTGACTCTAGCCGTGCACATGTACAGTAAGGTGCTTGCTTGTCTCAGTGTTAATACTTTCTGataatgtttttcttctgtttctctgttCCTGGTGGATTCAGATCACCCCTAATACTACTTGGGATGCACACATTGTGATGGAAGGAGGATATCTGTGGTTCAGTGTTGAAACTGTCTGTGAAGGCAATAGTAGTACGAAGGTTGTCAAGAAAACCAACTACACAGGTTTGTTCAGCATTACCCTTAATAACACCTGCTTTTGTTCTCAAAGTTTGAATGCTTTTGAGTGGACATATTTGTGAAGTTTTGATCCTTTTATTTCCATCAGTGTATCTGTTTATTAAGATgagtgtttgtgtctcttttcttCTCAGACCTGGTGAAGGATTTGCAGTGCTACAGCCATTCCGCTAAACAAACTCACTGCTTCTGGCTCCCAGACACTCACGCTCCAGATCTAAAGTTTTACTATCAGtatgtgggttttttttgttttgttttttaacagagtTGTCTCAGAGTAATTTTAGTAAACTTAAACTCACTATTACACAGTGTATGTAAGTAAGCGATTGCAATATTTCCTTATATACAGTGGTTCATTTTGGTTTCATCACATAAGAGTCAGACTAGTCCCAAGTGAATGTAGGGTTAAACTGATCCTAAATTCCTCATGTTTAATGACTCTTTATCAGTCCAGGCCTCGGGCCGGTTACATTTCGGGTTCAGGTGTTGTGCGCTGACTATGTGACGCTTATTCCCCAAGGCCCAAGCTAATGTTTGGAAATGTAGTGCAACCTCTTTGCCAAAAGCCATGGGCATAACCAGAAATCCAAAGCTGATGTCCACATGGATGTTGTTCACCATCAAATGCTAACAGTTGTATCATGAGGTCGGAAAAACCAATGGAAATCAACCAATTCACTGTCATGGAGATAACTTAACTAGATGGTCagatacttaaagtgctcatattatcaggttcataattgtatttagaggttatatcagaataggtttacatggtttcatttacaccatatttttgttgtactacacattgctgcagctcctcttttcaccctgtgggttttagctacagagtgaggcatctcacttctgttccatctttgttgggagcggcacatgtgcagtacctaggtaaggactactagccagtcagaagcagagtatgagggcgtgccctgacagtacctaggtaaggactactagccagtcagaagcagagtatgagggcgtgccctgacagtagctaggtaaggactactagccagtcagaagcagagtatgagggcgtgtcatgctagcagctaggcgagcattataacgtgtgttccaaagtgaccacgtttgtctctgaagtaaaggctggactacaacagagctgtttggagcagtttgtgaacagtgttttctgttggagatggtaagtccctttgggggggactttgggctttttcactttgtaaacttataacgtgcacaaaaaagatatataacacaataaaggaaaggggaaaagccaaaaagcataatatgagcactttaataacaCCAGCACTTAAACAGTCCTGGGTGAGGCAGACAGCATGCAGTGGGACAGAGCAACAGCAAATCACTATCATGTGTGTGGGGACTGCTCTGGGATCAGCCTATTTTTAGATCCACGTGGTTAAATTAATGCATACCATACCATCTGAGTAAATTAAACGACACTACAACCGGCCAGCCAACTGATTTGAAAACCGTTTAATTCGGATTGAGTcttttgaacaaaaaaaaaaaagaagataaaatttctctgattccagctttttaaatgtgaatattttctggtttcttcacTTCGccgtgacagtaaactgaatatctttgagttgtggacaaaacaagacgtttGAGGAcgacatcttgggctttgggcaACACTGTCTGACATTTTTTAccactttctgacattttatagaccaaacaactaactgattaatcgagaaaatgatCAACAGACAATGGACATAATAGTTGAACCTTATGTAATGTATACATTTCTTGGCTAGCTGCAGTGACTCTCTGGAGTCTTGTCGTCCATAttaggttgccaggcaaccagcggaGACTCCAGTATGTTGCTGCAACCAGCCAAGAAATGGTTACACCACCTAACTTcctgtaaaaccacaaatcGTGGGTTTCATACTTAGGTTTTTgtatggctaaaaaaaaaaaaactacacagagccaggctagctgtttgccctttcccttttttttttcctacatctttatgctaagctaagctaaccatctttTGGCGCTTGCTGCATATTTTGAGTGGTATTGATCccatcaaaatgtcaaactattcctttaactttaTTGACTAGTTTCATGTCGGTTTTTGATGTCCTCTTGGCCAGGTTGGATTGGAAGAATTGGGCTTATtaaacatttgtaaatgaattAGTGAATAGATTCATTCATTTACTTCTTTTAGGATTTCAGGAATATGGTGCAGCATGAAAGTAAATGACCTTTTCCTCTATCTTTCCAAGGTTACAGAATGAGGATTTCACCGTCACTGCCAACGGCAAGTCCCCCTTCAACCTAACAGAGTGCTTAGAGTACCGTTACACTGACGGGGTGAGGACTGGTTGTAATCTGGAGGCGACCATCTCCCAGTCCATCGCTATCTTGTTGAATGGAACGCATAACAACAGCCTTGCCAGGAACACCTTCAAAAAATGGCCTAAAAAGAATAGTATGTGGACTAACCAGTATTAATGAAGTAGCAAGAATCCTATGGAGTCTGTTGAAACACTTCACACTTCCCCATTCACTTTTAGAGTTATAGGAGaagtgggtgtgtgggtgggtgtgtgtgtgtgtgtgtgtgtgtgtgggtgggtgtgtgggtgtgtgtgtgtgtgtgtgtgtgtgtgtgtgtgtgtgtgtgcttgtttaactatatttgtggggtccaaaaaccgggagtccagtatacttgtggggtcccgacagctttgttgggccaaaatgctggaccccacaagtttaaaggtctgtttgagggttacgacttggttttagggttagaattaggttatggttagggtgagggtaagggttaaggttaggcatttagatgtgatggttaaagttagggtaaggggctagggaatgcattatgtcaatgacggatccccacaaagatagtgccacaaacctgtgtgtctgtgtgtctcacgTTCTGATGTAATGATATCAAAATGTACAACTCTGGACAACACTTAATGCATGCCATTTTAGGAGTGCACAAATATCTGAAATATCTGAAAAGGATTTTTCAAGAGACCTTTACAGTATTTAATGATTGTGTAAAAGAGCTGAACGATTTTTGGGGGGTGGGAGTTTAGCtcaagttcaatattcactttGTAACAGATTCTTATGCAGGGATGAGAACATAGATATCAATTGCCAGCAACAAGTGTTCATCTTTTATTAAGCGTGGAACGTTGAATCTGTGATACgcaacattattccagcatttatcttatgaaaTAACAGTACATATAATGATTAAAAAAGCGGAATCATAAAAATGTTgaaccaaatgttacaccaaacattcaacaaGATATTCATGTTTGATTGTGCCCTGATTGTGTATAACTGGATTATAGCTACTATATCTCTTTAATGTCTGTCTCCATCCAGTGAGACCTCCTGCCCTTAATTGGACATTCACTGAAACTTGGGATCATTTCCTTAATATCAGCTGGACTCCTCCTGACATCCCAGTGCAATGgacatataaaataaattacactgAGTGTGATGAAGTAAAGGTAAGAGACACACCAGTACAACCTTTTTAGATGTTTGTCTCTAATGTCATAAAATTAAAGCtgggtctttttttgtttttggtctgTTTTTGTCTTATAGAGGAATTCAGTGGATGCAACTTTTAGCTGAAATGTAGCAACTGGGTACCTAATTGTTTTACTTCTATATTTACTTCTAAACCATCTGAACCACAACCcctaaaaacatttgaaaagacctaaaaacaaaaagtgtgcGTGCACAATGCAAACAAAAATGGACCCACTTGTAAAACATATTGCTCCAGTACGCTACTAGTGGTCAAAGACTCCtaaagcagggatcttcaacagggggtccaagGGTACGTTTTATACAATGTATGTAGCAAGAGGGGGTCCCTGCTAAAAAACgctgaagacccctgctctaaaggGTACATTTTAAAGGGGTGCAGTttcaaaaacaaagtgtttttgttttagggTTCTGAATTTGTGACTTTGGTGTACACCATGGgacttcaatgttttttaggccaagggcCCCttcactgaaagagagacggagcagggaccccctactacatatattgtataaaatttaGTTGCATggacctacaataacgtgtagggtggcctaaagcctttacacatacctttttacggtgcatacaatactaattcaattcagttttatttatagtatcaaatcataacaagagttatctcgagacactttacagatagagtaggtgtagaccacactctataatttacaaagccccaacaattacaataattccctcaagagcaagcattaacggtagctattgcgacagtggcgaggaaaaactccctttcgggaagaaacctcggacagacccagactcttggtaggcggtgtctgacggtgccggttgggggtgtgatgaacagtggtagtaatagtcacaataaagataatggaacagtgactacaatggtagtcgtagtagttcatgtcatagtagggcacagcagggcgttatggggtgtaatgtggcacagcatgggtggacgcggtaggacgcagccggacactgcagggaatcgcagagcgtagcaggtccctagcgacagctgcacccaagacccaggtcttggtgccaccctaatccaaggcgatattctgggtgaagaagaaacataaggactccggggagtaaactccccagagctaggttagtaacaagcatttctgggggaaggatgcacataaaaggaacaaatgaaaagagagatgaaagagcagctcattgtgtcatagggaggaaggaaattccccaacagtctagaattataatagcataactaagagaggcaggctaaagagaggtgccgggtcgggcttgaactctaccctgccggaacgggctgtacttcctgcctccttctactctcactatattattgattataaacacactatatatatatatatatatatacacatacacacacatacatatatacacacttttaaaataaaaacaatgttggcatattcatatatttatacatcatgttttaatgttaaaaatcttaactgtatctgtggatggctaccttatcTACAGTGGGTatggaaagtattcagacccctttatatttttcactctgtttcattgcagccatttgctaaaatcaaaaaagttcattttatttctcattaacagaaaagaacagaaatgtagaaatttttgcaaatttattaaaaaagaaaaactgaactatcacatggtcataagtattcagaccctttgctcagtattgagtagaagcacccttttgagctagGACAGCCAtgagtctttttgtgaatgatgcaacaagtttttcacacctggatttggggatcctctgccattcttccttgcagatcctctccagttccgtcaggttggatggtgaacgttggtggacagccattttcaggtctctccagagatgctcaattgggtttaggtcagggctctggctgggccagtcaagaatggtcacagagttgttccgaagccactccttcgttattttagctgtgtgcttagggtcattgtcttgttggaaggtgaaccttcggcccagtctgaggtcctgagcactctggatgaggttttcttccaggatatctctgta from Sander vitreus isolate 19-12246 chromosome 19, sanVit1, whole genome shotgun sequence includes the following:
- the LOC144534007 gene encoding uncharacterized protein LOC144534007 isoform X2 translates to MFQSLDLLALSFLLLMVKSQQDTILPPQNVSLRWINDFRPALSWSPPQHSMKNCYYKVQSETTEEDSEKEHITPNTTWDAHIVMEGGYLWFSVETVCEGNSSTKVVKKTNYTDLVKDLQCYSHSAKQTHCFWLPDTHAPDLKFYYQLQNEDFTVTANGKSPFNLTECLEYRYTDGVRTGCNLEATISQSIAILLNGTHNNSLARNTFKKWPKKNMRPPALNWTFTETWDHFLNISWTPPDIPVQWTYKINYTECDEVKILSSSVRLDGERWWTAIFRSLQRCSIGFRSGLWLGQSRMVTELFRSHSFVILAVCLGSLSCWKVNLRPSLRS
- the LOC144534007 gene encoding interleukin-13 receptor subunit alpha-1-like isoform X1, yielding MFQSLDLLALSFLLLMVKSQQDTILPPQNVSLRWINDFRPALSWSPPQHSMKNCYYKVQSETTEEDSEKEHITPNTTWDAHIVMEGGYLWFSVETVCEGNSSTKVVKKTNYTDLVKDLQCYSHSAKQTHCFWLPDTHAPDLKFYYQLQNEDFTVTANGKSPFNLTECLEYRYTDGVRTGCNLEATISQSIAILLNGTHNNSLARNTFKKWPKKNMRPPALNWTFTETWDHFLNISWTPPDIPVQWTYKINYTECDEVKTKQVGNGETSTLLDLVLHCQYSIAIKAEYEKREYKGWTAWSDVKYFAAEPGPDAWLFAAIIVPLMFASLAALLCVCFRKNKEHIFPKVPEPRDLISDIFDNNNKSTVCNLYMPAEEEDNCKITLVEESQINKLD